CGTGCGCCGCCGCCTCAGGAGTCTCAGCGCCGATCACGACCACGGGCTGGCCGAGGTAGAAGACTTCGCCCTCGGCCAGGAACGGCTCGTCAGAGATGATCGGACCAAAATGGTTGGGCCCCGCCAGGTCGGCCGCGGTGATGACGCACGCCACGCCGGGCGCCGTCCGGGCGGCGGCCGTTTTGATCGACTTGATCCGGCCCGAAGCCACCGGCGCGCCGACGAACGCCACACTCAACTCACCCGCCAGCCGGGGCAGGTCGTCGATGTACCGCGCGCCGCCGGTCACGTGGCCCTCGGCCGATTCGTGCGGAAGTGGTTGACCAACGGCGGGCATGGCTAAGCGGTCCTGGAGGCCGGCTCGGAGGCTTCGGATAGGTCGTGCAGGCACTTCACGAACAGGTTCTCGACGAGCTGCAGCCGGTACGCGGCGCTGCCGCGGACGTCGGAGATCGGCGCGACCTCATCGCGGGCCGCGCGGCCGGCGCGCCGCATCGCGTCGAGCGACAGCCTCTGGCCCTGCAGCGCAGCCTCCGCGCGCCGAGCGCGGACGACAACCGGGCCAACTCCGCCCAGCGCTACGCGGGCCTCCCGAATCGTCTGGCCCTGCATATCGAGCCAGAACGCCGCGGTGACGGTGCTGATGTCCATGTCGCGCCGCTTTGACACTTTGTGTAGCGTCAACTGCACTTCAGGGCCGGGCAGAGGGGTGGTGACCGACTCGAGCACCTCGTCGGCGTGGAGGTCCAGCTCCTTGTAGCCGAGATAGAAGTCTTCGATCGGCACTTCGCGACTTCCGTCGGGCCCGGCGATGCGGAGGGTCGACTCGGCGACCATGTGCAGCGGGATCGAGTCGGCGATCGGCGACGCGTTCGCCAGGTTTCCCCCGAGCGTCCCAGCGTGGCGCACCTGGGGGCTGCCGAAGCGGCTCAGCAGCCGAGAATACTCCGGCAATGCGTCAGCAGTTGCCTGCTCGATCTGCCTCCACGTGACCGCGGCGCCGATGACCAGTTCGTGCTCATCCACGTCGAGCCGGTTAAGCTCCGGAACGCGGGACATGACGATGACGCTCTGCGGGGCGATCTTGCCGTGGTTGTGCTGCACGCCCAGGTCGGTGGCGCCGGCCACCAGCCGCGCGTCCGGGCGTGCGGCTCGGGCGGCAATCAGCTCCTGGAGCGTCGCTGGCACAAAGGCCTCCACTGGCGCCGTGGTGGTCTGGGGCTTCCCATTCGACTCAGCGCTGGGTCCGGCGTTAACGTGCACCGATTCGCGGCAGCGGGCGGCCAGGTCGGTGGCGATCTGGGCGGCGTCGTAGCGGTCGTCGAGCGGCTCGGCGGCGCAGGACTCGATCGAGTGCGCGGCCTCCAGGATCTGGGCGTACCCCGTGCAGCGGCAGAGGTTGCCGGAGAGCCCGACGCGCAGCTCTTCCTCGCTCAATCCGGACGACGGCTGATTGGCGCGGAGCCCGTGCAACGCCATCACAAAGCCCGGCGTGCAGAACCCGCACTGGCTGCCGTGGCAGTCGACCATCGCCTGCTGCACGTCAGACAGCTGCCGGTCAACGGCCAGCGACTCGACCGTCAGCACGTGCGCGCCGTCCATCTGGTAGACGAACGCGATGCACGCGTCGATCGCCTGGTAGACGAGGCGCCGGGTGGCCGGGTCGGGCCGGCCGACCAGCACGGTGCAGGCGCCGCAGTCGCCCTCGGCGCAGGCCACCTTGGTACCGGTCAGCGGCTGCGTTGACGGTGCGTCGCCGTAGCGGAGGAAATCGGTCAGCGTGCGGCCGACGGCAGGCCCACGCACTTCAAGCCGTGCGCCGTTCAGATAGAACACGAGGTGGTCACGCATGGCGGGATCACGGCCGGCTGGGCGCGCCCCGAAAACCGGCAGGCAGATTGTCCGGCTCTCGCGGGCTAGATATGCTGTAAGTTACCGCCTGGTTTCACGATAGGACGCCCCGCCGCGAGCGTCAATGCCATAGGTCTCGCCCGTGCAGCAGCCGCAACAGCCCAACCCAGCAAGCGTGGCGGCGCTGACGGAAACGGTGATGACTCGCTGCGGCCAGCTCGCCGCGTGCTCGGAGGACCCCGCCTGCCTAACCCGCAGGTACCTCACGCCCCCGATGCGCATCGCCCACAACCTGCTGGCTGGATGGATGAGCGAGGCGTCGCTCGTCCCGCGGGTCGACAACGCGGGCAACCTGGTTGGCCGCTTGGCCGGGCAGCACGAGCGCCGTGTGCTGCTGCTCGGATCGCACCTGGACACCGTCCCCAACGCCGGCGCCTTCGACGGCGTGCTGGGGGTGCTGATGGGCTTGGCCGTGGCCGAACGCCTGCGCGGCGAGGACCTGCCGTTCCACCTCGACGTGGTCGCGTTCAGCGAGGAGGAGGGCGTGCGGTTCAGCAAGCCCTATCTTGGCAGCGCCGCGGTCGCCGGCGCGTTCCCGAGCGAGTGGCTCGAACGCCGCGACGCCGACGGCATCAGCCTGCGTGACGCGATCGCCGGCTTCGGCCTCGACCCCGACGCGATCGACCGCTGCGGCTACGACCCGCGGGACGTGGTCGGCTTCATCGAGCCCCACCTCGAGCAGGGCCCCGTGCTTGAAGAGCAGGGGCTGCCGGTCGGCGTGGTCGGGGGCATCGCCGGGCAGAGCCGGCTGCGGCTGGCGTTCCGCGGGCGGGCCGCCCACGCCGGCACCACGCCGATGCACCTCCGCCAGGACGCGCTGCTGTGCGCGTCGAGGTTTGTCTCTCACGTCCGCGACCACGCCGCTGGCGTAGAAGAACTGCGGGCCACGGTGGGGTCGATCCACGTCACTCCCAACGCCCCGAACGTGGTGGCCGCCGAGGCGGAGGTCTCGCTCGACGTGCGCCACCGCGACGACGCCCCCCGCGAGGCCGCGGTGCGCGACCTCGTGGCGGCGGCCCACTCCATCGCAGAGATCGAGGGCGTTGAGTTCGAATTGCTGGAAGAGACCTCGCAGCGTGCTATCGCGATGGACCCCGGCCTGGCCGGGCACCTGCAAGCCGCGGTCGAGCACTGCGGCGGCCGCCCCTTGCAGGTGCTGAGCGGCGCCGGGCACGACGCGGTCATGCTGGCCCACCGCTTCCCGGTCGCGATGCTGTTCCTCCGCCACCCGGGCGCGGTCAGCCACCACCCCGACGAGCGCGTCGACGCCGCGGACGTCGCGGTCGGCATCGAGGTGCTGACCCAGCTGGTCCTAAACCTCGCCAAACAACAAAGGAGCACCGTTTGAGCAGCCCCTTCGGTTCGACCCGCACCCTGATCAAGTCGACCCACGCGCTCATCGCCCCGGACGGCCACGTCTTCTCACCGCTGGCCAACTGGCAGGGCGCCGAGGGCGTGGTGCTGATCAGCCCCGCGATGCAGGGCGGCCCGAGGTTCGTCCAGTACCTGGTGCACGGTGGTCGGGAGGCGCGTTCCACCGGCGCGTCGGCTGGCGTGCAGCGGCTGGTCTACGTGCTCGAGGGCAAGGCCCGGTTGGACGGGCAACCGCTGGCGGCCGACGGCTTCGCCTGGCTCCCGGCCGACGAGTCCTACGACCTGCGAGCCGACGAGGGCGCCCGGCTCTTGGTGTTCGAGAAACGCTACGAGCCGCTCGCCGGCGTCACCGCGCCCGCGCGGGTGGTCGGCACGCTCGCCGACGCTCCCTGCGACCCGTTCCTCGGCGACGCCGACGCGATGCTCGCGACGCTCCTGCCGGTCGACCCCGCGTTCGACATGGCGGTCAATGTCTTCACCTACCAGCCCGGCGCGACGCTGCCGTTTGTCGAGACGCACGTCATGGAGCACGGCCTGTACATGAAGGCGGGGCAGGGCGTTTACCGGCTGGCGGACGACTGGATGCCGGTCGCTGAAGGCGACAGCATCTGGATGGCCTCCTACTGCCCGCAGTGGTTCGTCGCCATGGGCAAGACCCCCGCCGCCTACATCTACTACAAGGACATCCACCGCGACCCGCTCGGCGCCTGCCAGCACGTGGGGTCCGGTGAACCGTCATGAGCCTCGATCCGCCCCCCGTCAACGTCGAGCGTGTCGTGAACGAGCTGGAGCAGCTCGCCGCGATCAGCGACTGCCCCGAGCCGCCGCCCGCCGTCACGCGGGTCGTGTTCACCGAGACCGACCTCCGCGCCCGGGCGTTTCTCCGCGGGCTCTACGAGCAGGCGGGCCTCACGGTGCGGGTGGACCCGATCGGCAACACGTTCGCCCGCTGGGAGGGGAGCGAGCCCGTACTGCCGGCGGTCGGCTCCGGGTCGCACACCGACGCGATCCCTCATTCCGGCATATACGACGGGACGGTTGGCGTGCTCGGCGCGCTAGAAGCAATCCGCGTGCTCAAGCAGGCCGGCTGCCGGCCGCGGCGTTCGATCGAGGTGGTGATGTTCACGTCGGAGGAGCCCACCCGATTCGGCATGGGCTGCACCGGCAGCCGCCTGATGTCCGGCGCCATCACGCCCGACGCGCTCGCCGACATGCGAGACTCGGACGGAGACACGTACGATACGGTGCGCCAGCAGGCCGGCTTCAGCGGCAGTTTGGCCGACGTTGCCCTGCCGGGCGACTACTACCACGCGTTCGTCGAGCTGCACATCGAGCAGGGACCCGAACTGGAGGCTGCGAGCCTCGACATCGGCGTGGTCACCGCTATCGCGGCGCCGGCGGCGTTCGAGTTCGCCATCATCGGCGAGGGGGGCCACGCGGGCGCGGTGCTGATGCCCAGCCGCCGGGACGCGCTCAACGCGGCGGCCGAGATGACGCTGGCGATCGAGCGGCTGGCCAAGGAGAGCCGCAGCCCAGACCTGGTCGCCACGGTGGGCCGACTCGATGTGCACCCCGGCGCCGTCAACTCGATCCCGAGCCGCGTCGCGTTCTCGCTAGACATCCGCGACATCGACGGGCAGAACCGCGACGCCGTCGCCGCCGAGATTCAGGAAGCGCTCGCCGCCATCGCGGACCGCCGCGGCGTGCAATTGGAGTCGCGCGAGCTGAACGCGGACCCGCCGGCGCAGGCCGCCGACAGCTTGATCGCCGCCGCCGAATCCGCCGTCGCCGTGCTCGGCCTGAAACACCAGCGAATGATCAGCCGGGCCTACCACGACTCGCTGTTCATGGCCCGCATCGCCCCGACCGGGATGATCTTTATCCCGTGTCGCGGGGGCGTGTCCCACCGGCCGGACGAGTTTAGCACGCCGGAGCAGATCTCCGCCGGCGTGCAGACGCTCGCCCTGACGCTGGCCCAACTCGCGGAGTAGCGCCGGCTACTCCCGATCGACGGTCGCCGTGATGTAGCCGAACGGCTCGTCCGTCACGACGAACACCTCGTTCTCATTCTCGCGGTCAAACGGCGCCAGGTTGGCCAGCAGGTGGTGCTTGTTGGGCATCGTCAGCGTGATCTGGCCGATGTCGGCGCAGGCCGCGAGCGCGGCGCCGGCCATCAGGTACAGCGTCTCTTGTACGCTGTGGCTGTAGTGGTCGGTGAACCGCTCCAAGAGCGCGGCGACGATCGACTCGCGGGCCGCGGCGTAGTCGGCCTCCGCCGCGCTGTAGCGCCAAGCGGCGGTCATCTCGGTCGCCAGGATCCGGTCGGTGGTGTCCGCCAGCGTGCGGAACTCGTCCCGGTGGAAGTCGACAAAGCCGCTCTCGGTGGTCTTGGCGATGGTAAGCCGCTCTAGCCCGCCGACGACCGCGGGCGACTCGCCGCGGCGGTGGGTCACGGCCGCGGTGGGCGTCATCTTCTGGGCCGCGACAAACGAGTGGTCGGACCCCGCGAGACGGTCCCACACCTGCTCCACCAGCCGCACGTCGACCTGCTCGACGTGCGCGTAGCGGCCGAGGAAGTGTTCCGCCACGGCCCTGCCGAACGACTCCACCGAATCGATTGGGTGATCCTTGGCCAGCACGTACAGCGTGTTCTTGCAGGTGTCGGTCGCGATCACCTGGCGGTTGTCGCCGTGGGTAAACGCGGCCTCGAAGTCGCCCTGCAGCTCGACGTCCACCGCCACCTCGACCAGCTCGTGACGCTCCGCGTTGGGCGGCGCCTGGCGGGGCCGGCGGACCTTGCTGATCCGCACCCGGTGCTTGCCGTAGGCGTTGTGCGAGACCCTCGTGGCCATGCTTTACCCGATCATTCGTGTTACAGTTGGGGGACCCCACCAACATAGCCATTTGGACCCACCGTGCCAGCCTCGCCCAGCGAACCCGCCAACCTCGCGTTCCGCAGCCGTCGGGTGGTGACGCCCGCAGGGGAGCTGTCCGCGACGGTGGTGGTGCGCGGCGGTTCCATTGCCGCGATCGACCCTTACGACGACCCACCCACCGCCTCAACTGTGCGGGAGCTGGGCGACATCGCGATCCTGCCCGGGCTGGTCGACACGCACGTGCACCTCAACGAGCCGGGACGCACCGACTGGGAGGGCTTCGCCACCGGGACCGCCGCGGCCGCGGCCGGCGGCGTCACCACGTTGGTCGACATGCCGCTCAATAGCTCGCCGGTCACCACCAGCGTCGATGCGCTAGAGGCCAAGCGCCGCGCGGCCGCGGGCCAGCTGAGCGTGGACGTGGGCTTCTACGCCGGGCTGGTCGCCGGCAGCGCGAGCGAGCTCCCGGGGCTGCTCGACGCGGGCGTGCTGGGCGTCAAGGCGTTCCTCTGCCACAGCGGGATCGACGAGTTCCCCGCCGCGACCGAATCGGACCTGCGGGCCGCGATGCCGGTGATCGCCGAGCGGGGCTCGGTGCTGCTGGCGCACGCCGAGATCGAGTCGCCGGTCGAACCGCCCGACGACCCGCGCAGCTACCAGCAGTACGCCGCCACCCGGCCCGGCAGGTTCGAGCGGGCGGCGATCGAGCTGCTGATCGGCCTCTGCCGGGAGTACGGCTGCCGCACACACATTGTCCACCTGGCGGACGCCGCCTGCCTGCCGCTGCTGCAGGAGGCGAAGGAGGAGGGCCTGCCCCTCACGGTTGAGACCTGCCCGCACTACCTGGCGTTCGCCGCCGAGGAGATCCCCGACGGGGCGACGCAGTTCAAGTGCGCGCCGCCGATCCGGCACGCCGCCAACCGCGACGCGCTGTGGGGCGGGTTGGCGTCCGGCGTGATCGACTTCGTCGCGTCGGACCACTCGCCCTGCCCGCCAGAATTGAAGCAGCAAGCCAGCGGCGACTTCGAAGAGGCGTGGGGCGGCGTCAGTTCGCTGCAGCTCATGCTGCCGGTCGTCTGGACCGAGGCCGCCGCGCGCGGCTTCTCGCTCAGCGACGTTGTGCGGTGGTTGTGCGACCGGCCGGCCGAGCTCGTCGGCCTGCCGGCCGGCCTGCGCGAGGGCGCCGACGCCAACCTCGTGCTGCTCGACCCCGAGGCCACGTTCACCGTGCGCGGCGCCGACCTGCTGCACCGCCACCCGCTGACGCCGTACGAGGGCCGTGAGCTGCGGGGCCAGGTGCTCAAGACTTTGCTCCGCGGCGCGCCCGCGCAAGCGGGAAGGGGGCGGCTGCTGTGAGCCCCAGCGTCATCAAGTGGCTGAACCAGCTCGACGATACGGACGCCGCCAAGGAGCTGAAGGCGTGCTGCGGCGCCAAGTTCTGGGCCAACAAGATGGCCGCCGCCCGGCCGTTCGCCGACGCCGCCGCGGTGACGCACGCGGCCGAACTCGTTTTCAACGCGATGCCGACCTCCGCCTGGGTCGAGGCGTTTGAGAGCCACCCCCGGATCGGCGACCTGGACTCGATGCGGATGAAGTACGCGGGCAACAGCCGCTGGTCCGCGGGCGAGCAGGCAGGCGCCGCGGAAGCCGACGAACCGACGCTGCGGCGCCTGGCCGATGCTAACAAGGAGTACGAGCAGCGGTTTGGCAAGACCTTCATCGTCTGCGCATCCGGGAAGTCCGCGGCCGAGATGCTCGAGATTCTCGAAGATCGGCTCACCAACCCGCCCGCCGACGAGTTTGGGATCGCCGCGCGGGAGCAGCGGAAGATCACGATGCTGCGGCTTGAAAAACTCTCGCCCCCAACCAACCACTCCGCATGAGCCCCATCACCACCCACGTGCTCGACACCTCCACCGGCCGGCCCGCCGCGGGCGTGAAGGTGCAGCTGCTGCTGGTCACCGAAGGCGGCGCGCGCCAGGAGCTGGCGTCCGCCGCCACTAACGCCGACGGCCGCATCACCGACCTGCTGCCGCCCGGCGGCGCCGACGAGGGCGTGTACGTGCTCCGCTTCGAGACCGCCGCCTACTTCACCGCCCAGGGCCGCGACTCGTTCTTCCCGCGGGTGGAGATCGAGTTCTGCTTCGACCCCGAGGGGGGCCACTACCACGTGCCGCTGCTGCTCTCGCCGTTCGGGTACTCAACGTACCGGGGAAGTTGACGGGCCGCGGCAGCTAACGGGGTCGCGGCTGCTGAAGCGAGCAGGGATTCGCTCCCCAGTTTCTCGTAGAAAACGGCCACCCGGCGCGGTCCAATACTGGTGGATTGCTACGCGCCAACGGCAACCAACAGGCGTCGGACCCCAACGGCCGAACGCTTCGCGTTGAGCCGTGGGTTCTGTCCGATTTGGTTCTGTCCGCTATTGGCCAGCCAAGATCGGACAAAACCCCTGCGGCCCCACTGGAGGCACTTGCCTAACCCACTATTACAAAAGCAGTTACAACTAGTCAGGGCCGCAATGCGCCCCGAGTTTTGTCCCCTCCGCTCGTGTTTTTGGACAGAACGCATCGGACAGAACGCTGAGGGGGGTGAAGCGGCGCATCTACGCCCCGCTTTGTGCGTGAGAGGTGCGCCGGTAGAGCAAGACGAGTTAGCTCTATGGTGCTCAGGACGGTGAAGCTGATTGGCTTCAGAACCGCTAGATTTGCCGAAGGTTAGCGGCGCTAACGCCCCTTACTAAAGGGACGACTCTACGGCGGTTGTGACAACCCCGGCCAGTTCGCTGTCGCTCTACGGCACCGCGGACGATGCAACCTCGCTCAGTTTGCAAACGGTAGTCTAGTGAAGTTGAGCTAATCGACTAGGATTGCGTTGCGACCGTCTGGCAGTGCGTGTTGGGTACCCGCCTCACACTGCTGGCAAGCTAGCAATGTCACCGAGCCGGCCTCCGCAACACGCGGCTGCCGAAGCTCCTGAGCGTCGGGCCGAGCGTGGCGGCGGCGGAACAAGTGGTCGGGGAGGCGGTGTAGTGGCGAAGAAGAAGGCAGCCGGAAAAGACGCCAGGAAGAGTAAGCCATCGAGCCGCTCGGTTCTTGACCTGTCGGCCTCGGAAGCTCGCGCCTTCTTCTTGAAGCACGACAGTTACTGCAACTTCGATCTTCCAGGCTACTTCAGTTTCGACAGCTTACTACAGGGCGTGTCAAGAGAGCTTGTTGGGAAGGACCTCCGGGGGCTGCGTTCTTCCGACCCTCGCGATCTGGACGACGCGAGCCACACGATTCTCAGCAACAAAGATGGTCGGTTTGCATGGAGGCCCATCCAACTCTGCCACCCTGTGCTCTACGTCGATCTGGTCCATCAAATCACCGAATCGGCGAATTGGGATGCCATCAAGCAGCGGTTCGCTGACTTCAGTCAGCCTGACCGAATCGCTGCGATGAGCTTGCCCGTCCAGTCGCGTTCGAAGAAGCGGGACAAGGCCGAGCAGATCCTCAAATGGTGGCAAGCAATCGAGCAACGCTCGATCGAGTTGTCACTCGACTACGGCGTCTTGATTCACGCAGACATCAGTGATTGCTACGGGGCAATGTACACCCACTCGATCGCATGGGCGCTTCACACCAAACGCGTCGCAAAGCTGAAACGACGCGACTTCAGTCTGCTTGGGAACGTAATCGATAGTGGCATCCAAGACATGAGGCAAGGCCAGACCAACGGCATCCCACAGGGCTCTGTCCTGATGGACTTTATCGCCGAGATGGTCCTCGGCTACGCGGATCTGCAAATCGCCGAAGCCATTCAGACAGCTGGGATCCAGGACTACCAGATCCTGCGATATCGCGACGACTACCGCATCTTTGCGGAAAGCGTGGTGGTCGGCGAAGCGATCCTGAAGTGCATCGCGGAATCGCTAGTCGATCTAGGGTTCAAGCTTAACTCACAGAAGACCAAAATCGACACCGACGTCATAGCGGGCTCAGTCAAGAAGGACAAGCAGGAATGGAACGCCTCCATCAAGGGTGACCGCAATGCCGAGAAACACCTGCTTCTGATTCGCAACCACGGCATGCGTTACCCCAACTCGGGCAGTCTCCAGACTGCCTTGGCGCAGTATCTGAACCGGGTAGATAAG
This genomic interval from Posidoniimonas corsicana contains the following:
- a CDS encoding xanthine dehydrogenase small subunit; the encoded protein is MRDHLVFYLNGARLEVRGPAVGRTLTDFLRYGDAPSTQPLTGTKVACAEGDCGACTVLVGRPDPATRRLVYQAIDACIAFVYQMDGAHVLTVESLAVDRQLSDVQQAMVDCHGSQCGFCTPGFVMALHGLRANQPSSGLSEEELRVGLSGNLCRCTGYAQILEAAHSIESCAAEPLDDRYDAAQIATDLAARCRESVHVNAGPSAESNGKPQTTTAPVEAFVPATLQELIAARAARPDARLVAGATDLGVQHNHGKIAPQSVIVMSRVPELNRLDVDEHELVIGAAVTWRQIEQATADALPEYSRLLSRFGSPQVRHAGTLGGNLANASPIADSIPLHMVAESTLRIAGPDGSREVPIEDFYLGYKELDLHADEVLESVTTPLPGPEVQLTLHKVSKRRDMDISTVTAAFWLDMQGQTIREARVALGGVGPVVVRARRAEAALQGQRLSLDAMRRAGRAARDEVAPISDVRGSAAYRLQLVENLFVKCLHDLSEASEPASRTA
- a CDS encoding allantoate amidohydrolase; its protein translation is MQQPQQPNPASVAALTETVMTRCGQLAACSEDPACLTRRYLTPPMRIAHNLLAGWMSEASLVPRVDNAGNLVGRLAGQHERRVLLLGSHLDTVPNAGAFDGVLGVLMGLAVAERLRGEDLPFHLDVVAFSEEEGVRFSKPYLGSAAVAGAFPSEWLERRDADGISLRDAIAGFGLDPDAIDRCGYDPRDVVGFIEPHLEQGPVLEEQGLPVGVVGGIAGQSRLRLAFRGRAAHAGTTPMHLRQDALLCASRFVSHVRDHAAGVEELRATVGSIHVTPNAPNVVAAEAEVSLDVRHRDDAPREAAVRDLVAAAHSIAEIEGVEFELLEETSQRAIAMDPGLAGHLQAAVEHCGGRPLQVLSGAGHDAVMLAHRFPVAMLFLRHPGAVSHHPDERVDAADVAVGIEVLTQLVLNLAKQQRSTV
- the allE gene encoding (S)-ureidoglycine aminohydrolase, with protein sequence MSSPFGSTRTLIKSTHALIAPDGHVFSPLANWQGAEGVVLISPAMQGGPRFVQYLVHGGREARSTGASAGVQRLVYVLEGKARLDGQPLAADGFAWLPADESYDLRADEGARLLVFEKRYEPLAGVTAPARVVGTLADAPCDPFLGDADAMLATLLPVDPAFDMAVNVFTYQPGATLPFVETHVMEHGLYMKAGQGVYRLADDWMPVAEGDSIWMASYCPQWFVAMGKTPAAYIYYKDIHRDPLGACQHVGSGEPS
- a CDS encoding M20 family metallo-hydrolase, which gives rise to MSLDPPPVNVERVVNELEQLAAISDCPEPPPAVTRVVFTETDLRARAFLRGLYEQAGLTVRVDPIGNTFARWEGSEPVLPAVGSGSHTDAIPHSGIYDGTVGVLGALEAIRVLKQAGCRPRRSIEVVMFTSEEPTRFGMGCTGSRLMSGAITPDALADMRDSDGDTYDTVRQQAGFSGSLADVALPGDYYHAFVELHIEQGPELEAASLDIGVVTAIAAPAAFEFAIIGEGGHAGAVLMPSRRDALNAAAEMTLAIERLAKESRSPDLVATVGRLDVHPGAVNSIPSRVAFSLDIRDIDGQNRDAVAAEIQEALAAIADRRGVQLESRELNADPPAQAADSLIAAAESAVAVLGLKHQRMISRAYHDSLFMARIAPTGMIFIPCRGGVSHRPDEFSTPEQISAGVQTLALTLAQLAE
- the pucL gene encoding factor-independent urate hydroxylase — protein: MATRVSHNAYGKHRVRISKVRRPRQAPPNAERHELVEVAVDVELQGDFEAAFTHGDNRQVIATDTCKNTLYVLAKDHPIDSVESFGRAVAEHFLGRYAHVEQVDVRLVEQVWDRLAGSDHSFVAAQKMTPTAAVTHRRGESPAVVGGLERLTIAKTTESGFVDFHRDEFRTLADTTDRILATEMTAAWRYSAAEADYAAARESIVAALLERFTDHYSHSVQETLYLMAGAALAACADIGQITLTMPNKHHLLANLAPFDRENENEVFVVTDEPFGYITATVDRE
- the allB gene encoding allantoinase AllB produces the protein MPASPSEPANLAFRSRRVVTPAGELSATVVVRGGSIAAIDPYDDPPTASTVRELGDIAILPGLVDTHVHLNEPGRTDWEGFATGTAAAAAGGVTTLVDMPLNSSPVTTSVDALEAKRRAAAGQLSVDVGFYAGLVAGSASELPGLLDAGVLGVKAFLCHSGIDEFPAATESDLRAAMPVIAERGSVLLAHAEIESPVEPPDDPRSYQQYAATRPGRFERAAIELLIGLCREYGCRTHIVHLADAACLPLLQEAKEEGLPLTVETCPHYLAFAAEEIPDGATQFKCAPPIRHAANRDALWGGLASGVIDFVASDHSPCPPELKQQASGDFEEAWGGVSSLQLMLPVVWTEAAARGFSLSDVVRWLCDRPAELVGLPAGLREGADANLVLLDPEATFTVRGADLLHRHPLTPYEGRELRGQVLKTLLRGAPAQAGRGRLL
- the uraD gene encoding 2-oxo-4-hydroxy-4-carboxy-5-ureidoimidazoline decarboxylase, with amino-acid sequence MSPSVIKWLNQLDDTDAAKELKACCGAKFWANKMAAARPFADAAAVTHAAELVFNAMPTSAWVEAFESHPRIGDLDSMRMKYAGNSRWSAGEQAGAAEADEPTLRRLADANKEYEQRFGKTFIVCASGKSAAEMLEILEDRLTNPPADEFGIAAREQRKITMLRLEKLSPPTNHSA
- the uraH gene encoding hydroxyisourate hydrolase, whose translation is MSPITTHVLDTSTGRPAAGVKVQLLLVTEGGARQELASAATNADGRITDLLPPGGADEGVYVLRFETAAYFTAQGRDSFFPRVEIEFCFDPEGGHYHVPLLLSPFGYSTYRGS
- a CDS encoding RNA-directed DNA polymerase; translation: MAKKKAAGKDARKSKPSSRSVLDLSASEARAFFLKHDSYCNFDLPGYFSFDSLLQGVSRELVGKDLRGLRSSDPRDLDDASHTILSNKDGRFAWRPIQLCHPVLYVDLVHQITESANWDAIKQRFADFSQPDRIAAMSLPVQSRSKKRDKAEQILKWWQAIEQRSIELSLDYGVLIHADISDCYGAMYTHSIAWALHTKRVAKLKRRDFSLLGNVIDSGIQDMRQGQTNGIPQGSVLMDFIAEMVLGYADLQIAEAIQTAGIQDYQILRYRDDYRIFAESVVVGEAILKCIAESLVDLGFKLNSQKTKIDTDVIAGSVKKDKQEWNASIKGDRNAEKHLLLIRNHGMRYPNSGSLQTALAQYLNRVDKWAEPPYSLQALISIVIDIAFHSPKTQPTTMAILSKLLSLVSTTAEKQAVVDRTLRKFGSVPNTGYLEIWLQRATLHSGTGQSYREPLCKLANGESEPIWNSSWISSTPLRAAVDAKKVIKEAKKKKLPAVIKPSEVQLFEDY